From the genome of Carassius gibelio isolate Cgi1373 ecotype wild population from Czech Republic chromosome A16, carGib1.2-hapl.c, whole genome shotgun sequence, one region includes:
- the LOC128030609 gene encoding uncharacterized protein LOC128030609, translating to MASPTIVICTSCHMYSLSISVADEGFTCDKCRETVRLTEKISELETRIQTLIEDSKNVRALDMALDASSSGIPVHCPVPAEPLQQGNWVTVRQRSRGSKHRSSVPIKTLNRFSPLSDAPTEKPDESALVIGDSIVRNVNIETPATIVKCLPGARAPDILANLKVLANAKRKYSKIVIHAGANDVRLRQSEITKNNFKEVCELASTMSDTVICSGPLPAYRGDEMHSRLSSLNGWMSKWCPQNNIGYIDNWTSFWGRPDLFKRDGLHPSWGGATLLSRNMANSLSVYT from the coding sequence atggcttctcctacaattgttatttgcacctcttgccacatgtacagtttatctatctctgtcgctgatgagggattcacatgtgataaatgcagggaaacagttaggctgacagagaagatttcagaattagagacacgcatccaaactttaattgaggacagtaagaatgttagggctctagatatggctttggatgcgtctagctcagggattcctgtacattgtccggttccagcagagcccctgcagcagggcaactgggtgacggtgaggcagcgtagtcgtgggtcaaaacaccgctcttctgttccgatcaaaacattaaacaggttctccccactcagtgatgcacccactgagaaacctgatgaaagtgctctagttattggcgattctattgtacggaacgtgaatatagagacaccagccaccatagtcaaatgtttaccgggagccagagcgcctgacatcttggcaaatttaaaagtgctggctaatgctaaacgtaaatacagtaagattgttattcatgccggcgctaatgatgttcgacttcgccagtcggagatcactaaaaataactttaaagaggtgtgtgaacttgcaagcacgatgtcagacactgtaatatgctctggtcccctccctgcttaccgtggtgatgagatgcatagcagattgtcatcactcaatggctggatgtctaagtggtgcccacagaataacataggttatatagacaattggacgagcttttggggcagacctgacctgtttaaaagagatggtcttcatccctcctggggtggcgccactcttctgtctagaaatatggcaaatagtcttagtgtttatacttga